TCCGCGATCCCGGAGAGGTGAACCTGTCCGAACGCCGCGACTGCGAGCGCGCCGAGCGAATTGAACATCAGATCTCGAACCGTGTCGTCGAGGCCGTGCTGTGCGAGCGGCATGGTGATCCCCGTCGCGTCAGCAGCGAGATCCAGCCCGAACTCGAACAGTTCCCAGATCACGCCGAAGGAGAGGACGATGACGAGCACGTAGGCGAAGTAGAACTGACGGGGGAGATAGATCCGATCGCTGTGAATGTCGATCGCGCGGGCGAACGTGTAGCCCACACCCGCGATAAGTGATGCCGACATGGCGTGTGTCAGGTGGTCCCACCAACCGAGGCGCGCGTAGAGGACGGCCGATCCCACCGTGTGCAAAAAGACGGTGAGCGTGATCCACAGGCCCAGCCACGGGTCGAGCGGGAGCTGGTAGTTTCGCTCCATCACTGCCGGCGCGAACGTGATCAAAAGCGAGATTGTTCCGTTGGTGATCGCCTTCGGCTCCCCCACGACCACTCCGTAGACGACGAGCAGGATCAACAGAAGTTGTATCCCTCGGGTGAGGCGCCGTTGGTTCGGAACCGATGGTCGGGGCAACAGCGTCATCGCTGTATCACCCATCGGAGCCGATGGCCGAGCAGCCGTCCGCGCCGTTTGAAGTACGCGTCGAAGAGTACTCCCGCAACGATTCCGGCCAGCGTCACCCAGACAAACTCGGTCATGAGCATCGCGTTGGCCTCCTCGCCGGTCACGCTCGGCGTCGAGAGAAACTCGGTGCCGAGCAGCCGGTCTGCGTTCCACCGCACGACGGCCCACGCAGCCGCCGAGGCGAGCGTCGTCATCACGACGAACACTACGGCGAACCAGTGGGTCATCCGCATTCGGGTGAACATGTGCAACTCGACGGTGACGATGAGCGCCAATCCCGCGACCGAGAGGTAGTACGCGAACGTTCCAAGCTCCCCCCCGAAGAGCCCGCGGACCAACACTGGCGCGAGCGCGAGCATGAGAACCTCCCAGGGGAGCATCACCCGCCAGTCTCGGTAGGCGATCGGCGGGATGACCACGATGAGGCCAATCGTCGTCACGAAGAGGATCCACAGGCGGTCGAAATCGAGGAAGCTCTCGACCAGAACGAGGCCCAAAACGCTGACGAGAGGCCACGCGAACATCGCGTTCGCCCGCCCGCTTCGAAACAACGTCGCGAGCAGGTCCTCGGGCCCGTCGGGCGGTTCCGTTCGAGCCTCCCCCGGCGAGTTTGGGTTGGCCCCCGCGTCCTCTTGCATGTATCTGTACCAGCGCTCTGAGGATGTTAAACCTCGGTACTCGGACAGGGCCGGCAACGGGAACCGTCACCGTCGCCACTCCCCGAATCACAACGTTAAACTAAGTGTATGTTGAATACGTGGCTACGATGGTAGACAAAGACGAGCTCCGAGAGCAGTTCACCGAGGCGTTCGAGGGCGCAGAGTACCCAGTCAACAGTCCGATGGACCTCCTCCCGGCGCTCCCGCAGGGGCCGGGGACGAAGTTCGAATCCGGTGACTTCTCCATGACAGCGATGGAACTCAACGCCAAAGCCGGTGACAGTCAGGACTTCCCGTACGACTCGGTCGAGGAGCTCGTCGACGACCTGATGAACGGGCTCGAGGACGCCGACCTGCTCTGATATCGCGACCCGGTTCGAACATCGATAGCATTTTTATTCCGTGGAACCGACGGCGATCAGACAGCCGATGCAGCAGGCCACGTTCGTGAAACTCTCCGCGCTCGCGTTCGGCCTCGTGGCGTTGAGCTTCGTGATCCGCGGCTTTTCGAGGCTCGTCGTCACACCGGAAACCGCCGCGATGTTCTCCGCGCCGACGATGCTCGCTGGGGGTGCGCTCATCGCGTTTCTCACGCTCAGGTCGGTGCTCGCGGTCTCCGGGATCCGGCCGCTCGAGTGACGAGTCAGGCTTCGGCTTCAGTCGCCGGCGTCGTCTCGATCAATCGGGCGATCTCTTTCGGGAGGCTCTGATCGCCGTTCAGCGTCCGAACGGTGACGAGTCCGAACGGGGCGACTTCGAGGACTTCGACCTCGGTTCCCGGTTCGATCCCCGCGTCCGAGAGGTACCGGAGTTCCTCGTCTCCTTGGTGGCGAATGCGTCTGACGATGGCGCGGTCACCCTCCGATGCGTCCGAGAGCCGCGACCGCCCCCTTTCATCTGGGAGTTTGAGGTCCGCGTCGGGAATCGGATCGCCGTGGGGGTCGACGCCGGGGTTGTCGAGCGCGTCGGCGATTCGCGCCGTCAGCTCCTCGGAGACGTGGTGTTCGAGCCGGTCGGCCTCCTCGTGCACGTCGGCCCAGTCGTAGTCGAGGTGGTCGGTCAGAAACGACTCCAACAGGCGGTGGTGACGGAGAATCTCGAGGGCGACGATCTCGCCTTCCTCGGTGAGCCTCACGCCGCGGTACTCCTCGCGGTCGACGAGCCCGCGCTCTTCGAGTTTCTTCAACATACTGGAGACCGTCGGGGAGGTGACGTCCAGATACTCGGCGAGTTCGGAGGTCCCGACGCGCTCACCGGTGTCGTTCCCGATGGCGTATATCGCCTTGATGTAGTCCTCCATGACGGCGCTCAACATTGCCTTTCGATAGGCGACGGGGAGGCAAAGTGTTTTTCCTCATCCGTGGGGCGAGTCGGACGCCTGGGAAGGAAACCGCTTTGCACGTCGCGGTCCAACATCGGCCATGAACGTGAGAGCTGTCGCCGACCTCTCCCCGACGGAGCGGGCGGCGCTTTTCGACCGCGACGCCGGCGTCGATGACGCTCGGTCGGCGGTGCGCGAGATCATCGACCGCGTCCGCGAGGAGGGTGACGTCGCCCTCCGCTCCTATGCCGAGGAGTTCGACGACGTGACGATCGGCAATCTCGACGTCACCGACGACGCCGAGCGCGCGCACGATCGGGTCGACGCCGACGTCCGCGACGCGATCGAGACGGCGGCAGAAAACGTCCGCGCGTTTCACGAACGGCAGGTCCCCGACGACTGGCGCGACTCCTTTGACGGTCGCGAACTCGGTCGCCGGTATCGACCGATCGACCGTGTTGGAGTCTACGCACCCGGTGGCACGGCAGCCTACCCGTCGAGCGTCCTGATGGGTGTGATTCCAGCGAAAGTGGCGGGCGTCGATCACGTCGCCGTCGCGACGCCGCCCGCCGAAGAGCTCAATCCAGCCACCATGGCGGCCGCCCACGTCGCCGGTGCCGACGCCGTCTATCAGATCGGCGGCGCGCAGGCGGTCGCGGCGCTCGCGTACGGGACGGAGACGATATCCTCCGTCGAGAAGATCGTCGGTCCCGGGAACAAGTGGGTGACAGCGGCGAAGGCCGAGGTCCGCGGGGATGTCGAGATCGACTTCCTGGCCGGCCCCTCCGAACTGCTCGTCGTCTGTGACGACACTGCGGATCCGGACCTCGTCGCCGCCGACATGCTCGCTCAGGCCGAGCACGATCCGAACGCCTCCGTCGTCTGCGTGACCGACGACCCCGAGACCGCCGAGAGCGTGGTCGTGGCCTGCGAGGCGCAGGTGTCGGAACGCGACCGATCCGAGACTATCGAGGCGGCCCTCGACAACGACGCGTCGGGCGTCCTTTCGGCCAG
This genomic window from Natronomonas salsuginis contains:
- a CDS encoding metal-dependent transcriptional regulator → MLSAVMEDYIKAIYAIGNDTGERVGTSELAEYLDVTSPTVSSMLKKLEERGLVDREEYRGVRLTEEGEIVALEILRHHRLLESFLTDHLDYDWADVHEEADRLEHHVSEELTARIADALDNPGVDPHGDPIPDADLKLPDERGRSRLSDASEGDRAIVRRIRHQGDEELRYLSDAGIEPGTEVEVLEVAPFGLVTVRTLNGDQSLPKEIARLIETTPATEAEA
- a CDS encoding MTH865 family protein, which translates into the protein MVDKDELREQFTEAFEGAEYPVNSPMDLLPALPQGPGTKFESGDFSMTAMELNAKAGDSQDFPYDSVEELVDDLMNGLEDADLL
- the hisD gene encoding histidinol dehydrogenase; this encodes MNVRAVADLSPTERAALFDRDAGVDDARSAVREIIDRVREEGDVALRSYAEEFDDVTIGNLDVTDDAERAHDRVDADVRDAIETAAENVRAFHERQVPDDWRDSFDGRELGRRYRPIDRVGVYAPGGTAAYPSSVLMGVIPAKVAGVDHVAVATPPAEELNPATMAAAHVAGADAVYQIGGAQAVAALAYGTETISSVEKIVGPGNKWVTAAKAEVRGDVEIDFLAGPSELLVVCDDTADPDLVAADMLAQAEHDPNASVVCVTDDPETAESVVVACEAQVSERDRSETIEAALDNDASGVLSARSMSEAVLFAEEYAAEHLSIVADDEEGLLDRIGSAGSVFLGDNSPVAAGDYASGPNHVLPTGGLAKVAGGLSVDHFLRSTTVQKLDHDALAEIRATVTTLARTEGLEAHAESVEKRFE